The following coding sequences lie in one Candidatus Poribacteria bacterium genomic window:
- a CDS encoding AAA-like domain-containing protein, producing the protein MRRFGTQGPVNPEQHYVVARIEELTEFIKSVKEGRYIVIFAPRQTGKTTFFYAAMDILATEEPNYLPIHLDFEAYKNLTPSDFYSNLTEDIREEIENLYHKRGEIPSEALKDFLENTTLTDNVSMLRGFRTLARVLGDQGVVVFIDEFDGIPPAVVNDFLYALRRIYISRTTPRCPHSLGIVGVKSIAQLNYDHSVSPFNIQDDFALPNFTLAQVQELLGQYTTEVGQDFAPEVIESIHKQTGGQPFLVNRFAQILTEELDIPKTETITLAHFSAAHIQLVDENNTNLTHLTTNIRRNPRFESLLMRIMLYDEGVPFNLRNELVNELATYGILTKGTDRMCKIANPIYLYCTLQAFKPVVNGLERDYFPEDTDGFQYLTSDGHIQMEQLLNNFQDFIARAGFRILQVPETPQEFIGQHLLFAYLDQFVTSVNGAMYMEVPTGRGRMDLLILYNEKKYIVETKIWRSERGYAVGKQQLATYLATEGIMEGYYIVFDHREVPKPRTETETIDGRTIRSYVVPVLQERPST; encoded by the coding sequence ATGAGAAGATTTGGTACGCAGGGACCTGTGAACCCCGAACAGCACTATGTTGTCGCTCGCATTGAGGAACTCACCGAGTTCATCAAGAGCGTTAAAGAGGGACGTTACATCGTCATCTTCGCACCCCGGCAAACAGGAAAGACGACCTTTTTTTATGCTGCTATGGATATCCTCGCCACTGAGGAACCAAATTACCTCCCTATTCACTTGGATTTTGAAGCGTATAAAAACCTCACGCCGTCGGATTTTTATAGTAACCTCACCGAAGACATTCGCGAGGAAATCGAGAACCTTTACCATAAACGTGGAGAAATCCCCTCTGAGGCGTTAAAAGATTTTTTAGAAAACACGACCCTAACCGACAATGTGTCAATGCTCAGGGGTTTCAGGACACTGGCGAGGGTGTTAGGAGATCAGGGGGTTGTTGTCTTTATCGATGAGTTTGATGGGATTCCTCCGGCAGTCGTAAACGATTTCTTGTATGCACTCCGTCGCATCTATATCTCCAGAACCACCCCGCGGTGTCCGCACAGCCTTGGCATTGTCGGTGTCAAGAGCATCGCGCAGCTCAACTACGATCACTCTGTTTCTCCGTTTAATATCCAGGACGATTTTGCGTTGCCCAACTTCACGCTTGCACAGGTACAAGAACTCCTTGGGCAATACACCACCGAGGTCGGGCAGGATTTTGCTCCGGAAGTCATTGAATCCATTCACAAACAGACAGGTGGACAACCCTTCCTTGTCAACCGATTTGCACAGATACTTACCGAGGAACTGGACATTCCGAAAACCGAAACGATTACATTGGCACACTTTTCAGCAGCACACATACAACTTGTGGATGAAAACAATACGAACCTAACACATTTGACCACCAACATCCGCCGAAACCCCCGCTTTGAAAGTCTTCTGATGCGAATCATGTTGTACGATGAAGGTGTTCCCTTCAATCTACGCAATGAACTTGTTAATGAACTCGCCACATACGGTATCCTTACGAAAGGCACTGACAGGATGTGTAAGATTGCCAATCCAATTTATTTGTATTGCACGCTACAAGCGTTCAAACCGGTAGTCAATGGACTGGAGCGCGACTATTTCCCCGAAGATACCGATGGATTTCAGTATCTCACGTCCGATGGACACATTCAGATGGAACAACTCCTGAATAACTTCCAGGACTTCATTGCCCGCGCTGGCTTTAGGATCCTGCAAGTCCCTGAAACACCCCAAGAGTTCATCGGACAGCATCTCCTCTTTGCCTATCTTGATCAGTTCGTTACCAGCGTGAACGGGGCAATGTATATGGAAGTCCCAACAGGTCGTGGTAGAATGGACCTGCTCATTCTTTACAACGAAAAAAAATATATCGTTGAAACAAAGATTTGGAGAAGTGAAAGAGGTTATGCCGTAGGGAAGCAACAACTCGCGACGTATCTGGCGACAGAAGGTATCATGGAGGGTTACTACATAGTGTTCGATCATCGCGAGGTGCCAAAACCGCGCACAGAGACAGAGACGATAGATGGACGGACGATTCGGAGTTACGTTGTTCCGGTCTTACAAGAACGCCCTTCAACGTGA
- a CDS encoding WD40 repeat domain-containing protein, which translates to MNPKRRPAPFNVVPSDTEGITWALPEGAIARLGKGNFRAVKPSPNGTYFAVATRIGLWWYEMSSKPPIALWETERGMISAVDFSQDGEWIAIANSDGVIKVVDIQSGECLAQMKRTEEHNIYWHIDFSPDSKWIATANFSGIVEVLDVHQGNCVAQMDRGNRKAGGADIYRLEFSPNGKYVAGTADVDTEGTQTYIWCPETGKLIFKFAGRNFSFSQDSCLLAGVTFDEPIGDADPINHYISVWNITTGERISHFSVKSAWMDTIIFSPCGEFLAFSSRDEILSVWDITRDEQERVYPDFQTSRTVPFYSTEGELFAIVDRQDTIEVWNMDRREKTEIPELHPWSIDAAWFREFPQVALADMRTDTTPNKKNQTRNIHTFSTIREPDCFPDPVLFLPDGETLAIRGHRTGIVLWDVESKQVRETLLKDTRITSFTVLPSGNILSAHSQDNNIKVWDAGKPDAPIAEFTETDQVRLIWTIAFAPTGDLLAVGSREGAIYLWDFIRRERLKPLIGHTDHIWSVCFSSDGKRLASGSSDETNRLWDVASGEEIAEFPLDKPHTLMDIAFSPCGNLIAGGLSGELRLWNAETLTTLFAIPHPERRAPWALAFSPCGKYIASGTWWEEGMEKMAVRLWEVASGENIATLWGHPTDIQSLAFSPDSTILASGSFECTTLLWDLKPFIGS; encoded by the coding sequence ATGAACCCAAAAAGAAGACCCGCCCCATTCAATGTTGTGCCGAGTGACACCGAAGGAATTACATGGGCATTACCAGAAGGGGCAATCGCCCGATTAGGGAAAGGTAATTTTCGTGCCGTGAAACCATCTCCAAACGGCACATATTTTGCCGTTGCAACCCGTATAGGTCTCTGGTGGTATGAAATGTCATCGAAGCCGCCTATCGCGCTGTGGGAAACAGAACGTGGAATGATCTCCGCTGTCGATTTCTCGCAAGATGGTGAGTGGATCGCTATCGCTAATTCTGACGGTGTTATTAAGGTGGTGGACATTCAGAGTGGTGAGTGCCTTGCACAGATGAAGCGGACGGAAGAACATAATATCTATTGGCACATTGACTTTTCCCCGGATAGTAAATGGATCGCCACGGCGAATTTTAGCGGCATCGTTGAAGTGTTAGATGTCCATCAAGGTAACTGTGTTGCGCAGATGGATCGAGGGAACCGTAAAGCTGGAGGTGCTGATATTTACCGCTTGGAATTCTCTCCAAATGGAAAGTATGTCGCTGGGACTGCAGATGTTGACACAGAAGGCACACAAACTTACATCTGGTGTCCTGAGACCGGTAAGTTAATTTTCAAGTTTGCGGGTAGAAATTTTAGCTTCTCTCAAGATAGTTGCCTACTGGCAGGAGTGACTTTCGACGAACCTATTGGTGATGCCGATCCTATTAATCACTACATCTCAGTATGGAATATAACGACAGGTGAACGTATCTCTCACTTTAGCGTGAAAAGTGCTTGGATGGATACTATTATCTTTTCACCTTGCGGCGAGTTCCTTGCATTCAGTAGTAGAGATGAAATTTTGTCCGTATGGGACATCACGAGGGATGAACAAGAGAGGGTTTATCCTGACTTCCAAACGTCTCGGACGGTGCCATTTTATTCAACAGAAGGTGAGTTATTTGCAATTGTGGATAGGCAAGACACCATTGAAGTCTGGAATATGGACCGCCGTGAAAAAACAGAGATTCCAGAACTACATCCATGGAGTATTGATGCCGCATGGTTCAGAGAATTCCCGCAGGTGGCTCTCGCTGACATGCGCACCGACACTACGCCTAATAAAAAGAATCAGACTCGCAACATACATACATTTTCAACAATTCGTGAACCCGATTGTTTCCCAGATCCTGTCCTATTTTTGCCGGATGGAGAGACGCTGGCGATAAGGGGACATCGGACCGGTATTGTATTATGGGATGTTGAAAGTAAGCAGGTTCGGGAAACATTATTGAAGGATACACGCATTACCTCTTTTACTGTTTTGCCCTCTGGAAACATACTATCTGCCCATAGTCAAGACAATAACATCAAAGTTTGGGATGCTGGGAAACCTGACGCACCGATTGCAGAATTCACTGAAACCGATCAGGTCCGATTGATATGGACTATAGCGTTTGCACCGACAGGTGATCTACTCGCGGTTGGAAGTAGGGAAGGCGCAATCTATCTATGGGATTTCATACGTCGGGAACGGTTGAAACCGCTGATAGGACACACCGATCACATCTGGTCAGTGTGTTTCTCGTCAGATGGCAAAAGATTGGCAAGTGGTTCAAGTGATGAAACCAATCGTCTGTGGGATGTTGCATCGGGCGAAGAGATTGCGGAATTCCCTTTAGATAAACCTCACACACTTATGGATATAGCATTTTCACCGTGTGGTAACTTGATCGCGGGTGGACTGTCCGGCGAACTCCGTTTATGGAACGCCGAAACCTTAACAACCCTTTTTGCAATACCACATCCAGAGAGGCGGGCACCTTGGGCATTGGCATTCTCGCCGTGTGGTAAGTACATTGCATCCGGCACTTGGTGGGAGGAAGGCATGGAGAAGATGGCAGTTCGGTTATGGGAAGTGGCGAGCGGTGAGAATATCGCAACCCTCTGGGGACATCCGACTGATATCCAGTCGCTTGCATTTTCGCCAGATAGCACAATTTTGGCGAGTGGCAGTTTTGAGTGCACAACTCTCCTCTGGGATTTGAAACCCTTTATAGGTTCGTAA
- the gnd gene encoding decarboxylating NADP(+)-dependent phosphogluconate dehydrogenase yields the protein MAADIGLIGLAVMGENLALNMESKGFEVGVFNRTVSRVDAFISGTAKGKNITGAHSIPELIEKLDSPRKIILMVKAGEPVDAFIAQLVPHLSKGDLIIDGGNSNFNDTVRRHAELAEQDILFIGTGISGGEEGALKGPAMMPGGSAEAYALVEPIFTKIAAQVDGTPCCSYIGPDGAGHYVKMVHNGIEYGDMQLICEAYSLMKSILGMNAAEMHEVFSKWNSGELNSYLIEITADIFTQLDSSGTPFVDVVLDQAGQKGTGKWTSISALDLGISAPTIAEAVFARCISAVKSERVAAEQVIQGPAGTYQGNRDETLKAIHDALYAAKICSYAQGFALMREASEEFGWDLDLGKISLGWRGGCIIRAKFLHRIAEAFERNPALPNLMLDSYFRDVLETAQPNWRSVIGTATQLGVPIPAFSSALAYFDSYRSGRLSANLIQAMRDYFGAHTYHKLDGDGNTILGKDGEPTVFHTEWMLEGRPEVIVE from the coding sequence TTGGCGGCAGACATTGGACTCATCGGATTAGCAGTGATGGGCGAAAACCTCGCACTGAACATGGAAAGCAAAGGGTTTGAGGTGGGGGTCTTTAACCGGACTGTCTCACGCGTGGACGCTTTCATTTCAGGTACTGCAAAAGGCAAAAATATCACTGGCGCACATTCCATTCCAGAACTGATTGAGAAACTCGACAGTCCCCGAAAAATTATCTTAATGGTGAAAGCAGGAGAACCGGTTGACGCGTTCATCGCACAGTTGGTCCCGCATCTCTCAAAGGGCGACCTCATTATTGATGGCGGAAACTCTAATTTTAACGACACCGTCCGCAGACACGCGGAGTTGGCGGAACAGGATATTCTGTTTATCGGCACAGGTATCTCCGGCGGTGAAGAAGGGGCACTCAAAGGACCGGCAATGATGCCCGGTGGTTCAGCCGAGGCTTATGCGCTTGTAGAGCCGATCTTTACGAAGATTGCGGCGCAGGTAGATGGCACACCGTGCTGCTCCTACATCGGACCTGATGGCGCGGGGCATTACGTCAAGATGGTGCACAACGGCATCGAATACGGCGACATGCAACTGATATGTGAAGCATACTCCTTAATGAAAAGTATCTTGGGAATGAACGCTGCCGAGATGCACGAGGTCTTCAGCAAATGGAATAGTGGCGAATTAAATTCCTATCTCATCGAAATCACGGCTGACATCTTCACACAACTCGATAGCAGCGGCACACCTTTCGTTGATGTCGTGCTGGACCAAGCAGGACAAAAGGGTACCGGCAAATGGACGAGCATCTCTGCGTTGGATCTGGGTATCTCCGCACCGACGATCGCTGAGGCGGTTTTTGCGCGGTGTATCTCCGCTGTCAAGAGCGAACGTGTTGCGGCAGAACAGGTTATTCAAGGACCGGCGGGAACATACCAAGGCAACCGAGATGAAACATTGAAAGCAATTCACGACGCGCTTTACGCCGCGAAAATCTGTTCTTACGCCCAAGGCTTTGCCCTCATGCGGGAGGCAAGCGAGGAGTTCGGATGGGATCTGGACCTCGGCAAGATTAGCTTAGGCTGGCGCGGCGGATGTATCATTCGGGCGAAATTCCTGCATCGGATTGCAGAGGCGTTTGAACGAAACCCTGCACTGCCGAACCTAATGCTCGATTCCTACTTCCGGGACGTACTTGAAACCGCACAACCCAACTGGCGCAGTGTTATCGGTACGGCAACGCAGCTCGGTGTCCCTATCCCAGCGTTCAGCTCCGCTTTAGCCTATTTCGATAGTTACCGCAGCGGTAGACTTTCTGCGAATCTGATTCAGGCGATGCGTGATTATTTTGGCGCGCACACCTACCACAAACTCGATGGGGACGGGAACACGATCCTCGGAAAAGACGGCGAGCCGACGGTATTCCACACCGAATGGATGCTGGAAGGTCGTCCAGAAGTTATTGTTGAATAG
- a CDS encoding ABC transporter ATP-binding protein has protein sequence MLRGVTHAPERSLTIRSLLGLKKYVIRYRFAIIFSFFLVLVTNVLLLISPKILQTVVDELELAWRSAYDPTYVGPSFTISPERILFFALLIFGVALVAGILRFIQRRTIQGVARQMEFHLRADFFLHLQKLSAAYYDNVRTGDLMTRATSDLNAIRMVLSSAIMYTADAIVFFGLALVIMLRISPTLTLVALLPYPVLALLIRFLGKRLHAHYERIQEAFSTLNTKVQENLSGVRVVKAYTLEASEIEHFQELNREFVDRNHQQIRLMTFFFPIFRCLPGVGIVVLLWMGGLRVIGGEMSLGDFVAFNAYLMMLIRPMITLGFIVNTFERGAASMGRIQAILDEKPEIFDDEQVKWGIRDIEGEIEFRDLNFAYPDGTPVLKDINLKIERGKTLAIVGGTGSGKSTLVNLIPRIRQAARGTVFVDGVDIQDIPLRVLRSNIGVVEQEPFLFSDYLRNNIAYGLETPEGEQIRDAAHTADLLEQIEEFPDGLETFLGERGMTISGGQRQRTALARAIIIKPKILILDDAFANVDTQTEDTILSRLAEIMKNRTTILISHRISTVKGADHIVVLDEGSIVETGTHEQLLDQNGIYAGIYETQLLQEELEKL, from the coding sequence ATGCTACGCGGCGTAACGCACGCGCCGGAAAGGAGTCTCACCATTCGCAGTCTACTCGGTCTCAAGAAGTATGTCATTCGGTATCGGTTCGCTATTATATTCAGTTTCTTTCTCGTGCTTGTGACGAATGTACTGCTCCTGATTAGCCCAAAGATTCTCCAGACAGTTGTTGATGAGTTGGAACTCGCTTGGAGAAGTGCTTATGACCCGACCTATGTGGGGCCAAGCTTTACAATATCTCCAGAACGAATTCTCTTTTTCGCGCTGCTCATCTTTGGGGTTGCGCTTGTTGCGGGTATCCTGCGCTTCATCCAACGGCGCACCATTCAAGGGGTCGCGCGGCAGATGGAGTTTCACCTCCGTGCCGACTTCTTTCTCCATCTTCAAAAACTCTCCGCTGCGTATTACGATAACGTCCGTACTGGCGACTTAATGACGCGTGCAACGAGTGATCTAAACGCCATCAGAATGGTGCTGAGCAGCGCTATAATGTATACAGCGGATGCGATCGTATTTTTCGGGCTCGCGCTTGTTATCATGCTGCGTATTTCCCCGACCTTGACGCTTGTTGCCCTGCTGCCCTATCCAGTGCTCGCACTCCTGATTCGCTTTCTTGGAAAGCGGTTGCATGCACATTATGAGCGTATCCAAGAAGCGTTCTCAACGCTAAACACCAAGGTACAGGAGAATTTGTCCGGTGTCCGTGTTGTGAAAGCGTACACACTTGAAGCAAGCGAAATCGAACATTTCCAAGAATTGAACCGAGAGTTTGTTGACCGTAACCACCAACAGATCCGACTGATGACCTTCTTTTTCCCAATCTTCCGCTGTTTGCCGGGGGTCGGTATTGTCGTCCTGCTTTGGATGGGTGGACTCCGCGTCATCGGCGGCGAAATGTCGCTCGGGGATTTCGTCGCGTTTAACGCCTACCTCATGATGCTCATCCGTCCGATGATTACGCTCGGCTTTATTGTCAACACTTTTGAACGCGGTGCAGCGTCTATGGGGCGAATCCAAGCCATCCTTGATGAAAAGCCAGAAATCTTTGATGATGAACAGGTAAAATGGGGTATCAGGGATATTGAAGGTGAGATCGAATTTAGAGACCTTAATTTTGCTTATCCCGACGGAACGCCAGTGCTTAAGGACATTAACCTCAAAATTGAACGCGGTAAGACGCTCGCAATTGTCGGTGGGACCGGGTCTGGGAAATCCACACTTGTCAACCTGATTCCACGCATCCGTCAAGCGGCACGTGGCACCGTCTTTGTGGATGGCGTAGACATTCAGGATATACCGCTAAGAGTTCTCCGATCGAACATCGGAGTCGTCGAGCAGGAACCGTTTCTTTTCTCTGACTATTTACGAAACAATATCGCCTACGGTCTCGAAACACCAGAGGGTGAACAGATAAGAGACGCTGCGCACACCGCAGATCTTCTCGAACAAATTGAGGAGTTCCCCGACGGTTTAGAAACCTTCCTCGGTGAACGTGGCATGACAATTTCAGGGGGACAACGTCAACGGACCGCACTTGCCCGCGCAATCATCATTAAACCGAAAATTCTGATTCTTGATGACGCATTCGCAAATGTGGATACCCAAACAGAAGACACGATTCTCAGTCGGCTTGCCGAAATTATGAAGAATCGCACGACAATCCTCATTTCACACCGTATCTCTACCGTCAAGGGTGCCGATCACATCGTTGTTCTTGATGAGGGCAGCATTGTTGAAACCGGCACACACGAACAACTGCTTGACCAGAACGGGATTTATGCCGGTATCTATGAAACACAACTTTTACAAGAGGAACTTGAAAAACTGTAA
- a CDS encoding formylglycine-generating enzyme family protein: MKTFVLILTSIAVISIAVCVPVVVPEGEETVPEGMVLIFGGEFEMGSNNTPSEQPIHTVHLDAFYMDQYEVTNAQYKAFVLANPEWQKKHIDRRFHEGTYLEDWNGNDYPDGKEEHPVTWVSWHAAMAYATWAGKRLPTEAEWEYAARGGWAHQNYPWGTSIDVTRANYNGNVGDTTAVGTYPANNYGLYDMAGNVWEWCLDEYQSNFYGNSPRRNPIAGATRIQDMTGGFKNVHTPRVLRGGSFITEHQSVEVSTRGESPPRYADFDLGFRCVKDTKP; this comes from the coding sequence ATGAAAACCTTTGTCTTAATCCTAACAAGCATTGCGGTTATTTCCATTGCTGTTTGTGTCCCGGTGGTTGTGCCTGAAGGCGAAGAGACTGTGCCCGAAGGTATGGTACTGATTTTCGGAGGTGAGTTTGAGATGGGGAGTAACAACACACCTTCCGAACAACCTATACATACGGTCCATCTGGACGCGTTCTATATGGATCAATACGAAGTCACCAATGCCCAATACAAGGCATTCGTGCTTGCCAACCCAGAATGGCAAAAAAAGCACATTGACAGGAGATTCCATGAAGGAACTTATTTAGAGGATTGGAATGGCAACGACTATCCTGACGGTAAAGAGGAGCATCCCGTTACATGGGTCAGCTGGCATGCGGCGATGGCTTACGCAACGTGGGCAGGCAAACGGCTGCCGACAGAAGCGGAGTGGGAATACGCAGCACGCGGCGGATGGGCACATCAAAACTACCCATGGGGTACTTCAATTGATGTAACCAGGGCAAACTACAACGGAAATGTTGGGGATACCACTGCTGTCGGCACCTATCCTGCCAACAATTACGGTCTCTACGATATGGCAGGCAACGTTTGGGAATGGTGCCTTGATGAATACCAGAGCAATTTTTACGGAAATTCCCCGCGTCGGAATCCAATTGCAGGCGCAACCCGTATTCAAGATATGACAGGTGGCTTCAAAAATGTTCACACCCCGCGCGTGTTACGTGGCGGATCTTTTATCACCGAGCATCAAAGCGTTGAGGTTTCGACTCGCGGTGAATCTCCGCCGAGGTATGCCGACTTCGATCTCGGTTTCCGTTGTGTGAAGGATACAAAACCTTAA
- a CDS encoding D-2-hydroxyacid dehydrogenase — protein MKILLQGRVEGELLQRLESIVGDEHTFVIPGSREELIEEGKDADIFYGYCSEDLFPHLPNLKWIQSTSAGMDRHMYPALRESDVLLTNAAGLYGTHVADQAFALLLGLARGIHESVKNQDKHQWGGARTMPMIEIDGFKIGIVGMGGIGMQMAKRAKGFDMYVIGVDAYRTDKPDNVDELVPMDQLSNVMSQVDVVMIACPLTEETRGLINKDNLSVMQPTAFFINIARGPIVNESDLIEILRENKIAAAGLDVTEIEPLSADSPLWDFDNVIISPHSAGGSQHRPRRITEFFLDNLERYLKGEELKNIVNKQLGF, from the coding sequence ATGAAAATTCTACTTCAAGGACGTGTTGAAGGTGAACTCCTCCAGAGATTGGAAAGCATCGTCGGCGATGAACACACCTTTGTAATCCCAGGTTCACGCGAGGAACTTATTGAAGAAGGCAAAGATGCCGACATCTTCTACGGCTACTGCAGCGAGGATCTCTTCCCCCACCTACCGAATCTCAAATGGATTCAATCCACGAGTGCGGGTATGGACAGGCACATGTACCCGGCGCTCCGTGAGAGTGATGTTCTGCTGACAAACGCTGCTGGCTTATATGGAACGCACGTTGCTGACCAAGCGTTCGCACTTCTGCTCGGCTTGGCACGCGGTATCCACGAATCCGTTAAGAATCAGGACAAACACCAATGGGGCGGCGCAAGGACAATGCCGATGATCGAGATTGACGGGTTCAAGATCGGTATCGTTGGGATGGGTGGCATCGGGATGCAGATGGCGAAACGCGCAAAAGGATTCGATATGTACGTTATCGGTGTCGATGCCTATCGCACCGATAAACCGGATAACGTTGATGAATTGGTGCCGATGGACCAACTCTCAAACGTGATGAGCCAAGTGGATGTTGTGATGATTGCGTGTCCATTGACGGAAGAAACACGAGGACTCATCAATAAGGACAACCTGTCCGTGATGCAACCAACAGCGTTCTTTATCAACATTGCCCGCGGTCCGATTGTCAACGAGTCGGATCTGATTGAGATTCTACGCGAGAATAAAATCGCTGCAGCAGGCTTGGATGTCACCGAGATCGAACCACTCTCAGCAGATAGTCCGTTGTGGGATTTTGACAACGTTATCATTTCACCGCATTCGGCAGGAGGTTCACAGCATCGTCCCCGTCGTATCACCGAGTTCTTCTTGGATAACCTGGAACGGTATCTGAAGGGTGAAGAGCTCAAGAACATTGTGAACAAGCAACTCGGTTTCTAA
- a CDS encoding HAD hydrolase-like protein, protein MEHGPQQALYDFKPQHEFFVGIDSDGCVFNSMEVKHNDCFSVNLVKHFGLASISRQVHQAWDFVNLYSKTRGTNRFKAILLVCDFLREMSLVQKMGVAVPELPYLREWSETETKLGNPALQTAIDNATGERLDELNQVMEWSLGVNESVEEIVYNLPPFPGVLETLQRLQGKSDVIVVSATPDEALQREWAEHEIDTYVALIAGQEMGTKTEHLTITTKDRYPENQVLMLGDSPGDLKAAQDVGALFFPVNPGSEDTSWQLFLDEAMGKFFDGQYAGAYEDALIDKFQELLPETPPWQ, encoded by the coding sequence ATGGAACACGGACCACAACAAGCACTCTACGATTTCAAACCGCAGCACGAATTTTTCGTCGGTATTGACTCGGACGGTTGCGTTTTCAATAGCATGGAGGTCAAACACAACGACTGCTTTAGCGTGAACCTCGTCAAACATTTCGGCTTGGCATCTATCTCGCGGCAGGTACATCAGGCATGGGATTTCGTGAATCTCTACTCAAAGACGCGTGGCACGAATCGGTTCAAAGCGATCCTATTGGTGTGCGATTTCTTACGCGAGATGTCGCTCGTGCAGAAGATGGGTGTCGCAGTGCCGGAACTCCCCTACCTACGTGAATGGTCGGAAACGGAAACGAAACTCGGCAACCCCGCACTCCAAACCGCAATCGACAACGCCACCGGTGAGAGGCTCGACGAACTCAACCAAGTCATGGAATGGAGTCTCGGTGTGAACGAAAGTGTCGAAGAAATTGTCTATAACCTTCCCCCGTTTCCGGGCGTTTTAGAGACATTGCAACGACTTCAGGGAAAATCGGATGTCATTGTTGTTTCCGCTACACCGGACGAGGCTCTCCAACGGGAATGGGCTGAACACGAAATCGACACCTATGTCGCACTGATCGCCGGACAGGAGATGGGCACAAAAACAGAGCATCTTACGATAACGACGAAAGACAGGTACCCCGAAAACCAAGTCTTGATGCTCGGTGATTCACCCGGCGATCTGAAAGCAGCACAGGATGTAGGCGCGCTGTTCTTCCCCGTCAATCCGGGTTCCGAGGACACATCGTGGCAACTGTTCCTCGATGAAGCGATGGGCAAATTCTTTGACGGACAATACGCCGGTGCTTATGAGGACGCGTTGATTGACAAATTTCAGGAATTGTTGCCGGAAACCCCACCGTGGCAATAA
- a CDS encoding type II toxin-antitoxin system HicB family antitoxin, whose product MIEYKGYIGVVDFDPEIDLFHGTVINTQDVITFYGASVTELREEMQKSLEVYFEVCDEQGKVPDKPFSGTLTIQTSPELYGRIALNAARRQLEINAYLQEVLEKAVSAD is encoded by the coding sequence ATGATCGAATACAAAGGTTATATCGGAGTGGTTGATTTTGATCCAGAAATAGACCTGTTTCATGGAACAGTGATTAATACACAAGACGTGATTACGTTCTACGGTGCCTCTGTAACCGAACTTCGGGAGGAGATGCAGAAGTCACTTGAAGTCTACTTTGAAGTTTGTGACGAACAAGGGAAAGTCCCAGATAAACCTTTCTCAGGAACTTTGACAATCCAAACAAGTCCTGAGTTGTACGGTCGGATTGCCTTGAATGCGGCGCGTCGTCAGTTGGAAATAAATGCCTACCTTCAAGAAGTCTTAGAGAAGGCTGTTTCGGCGGACTAA